From the genome of Tenericutes bacterium MZ-XQ:
TAATTTCGCATACCGTTTCTTTCCCGTCTTCTGAAACTAAAGTTAATTTGTTATCATCCATATTAATGATCTCCTTTGTAATCTAAATAGTTTTGCAGTATCAGTACTGCAGCTAATTCGTCTTTTTTTTGTTTTTGCTTACTTCTACGTTCATTTCCTTTGATCATGGCAGATATCGCAGATTTCGTCGATAATCTTTCATCCCATAATACAATATTAACATCTTTTTTCTCTAAAAGCATTTCTTTGAACGTTTCACTTATTTTACCACGAATGCCAACATCATTGTTCATGTGTTTTGGATAACCTATGATAACATCAGTAATTTGATATTCATCGATAACACCAACAATGATGTTAGCTGCCTCGTTATAATCATCTTCTTTAAATCTATATGTCGTTAAACTATGTGCGATAATACCAGATTCACTCATGGATAACCCTAAAGTTTTACTTCCTAAATCAATACCTAAATATTTTTTCATAGCATCTCTTTTACTTTTTTAATCATCTCATCAACTTGATCAAGTTCTTGGGTTCCACCTTGAGCCATTTGTCCTCGTCCACCACCAGAACCATTGGTAAGTTTTGTAGCCTCTTTAATGATAACATTTGCGTTATCCAAGTTAGATTTACAGATAAATGTTGCCTTTTCAGGTGTTATATTGATCATTAATAGTACTTCAGCTTTTATTTTATCAAATAACGCATCAGTGAGTTGTTTTAATACTTTAGAATCAACATCATGTGTCACAATGACCTGACGTTTATCATTTGGATCTTTGATAAATGCATCTAAATTTGATAATACATCTTGTTGTTTTTTGAGTTGAAGTTCTTTTTCAAGGTTTTTTGCAAATAGTTTTAAGTCTTCAATGTAACCACGATAGTTGATAATATCTTGATAACTTCCTAGTATTTCAGGTCTTTGTGGCAAGAGAACTTTTTCATCTAATTTATTGATTTTTTCTTCAATTAAATGAATCTCGTTAAATAAGTTTTCCATAAAGGATTTAACTTGTGATTTAAGCTCAACACCTGTAACACCTTCCATACGGTATATCCCAGAACCAATAGATTCATATGAACAAATTGCAAAATCAATGATCTCTTTTGTGTTAGAAACGTGCGTTCCACCACATAACTCTTTGCTCCAGTCCATATCAACCACACGAACGATATCACCATATTTTTCACCAAATAGAGCCATTGCTCCTATTTTTCTAGCTTCATCTATAGGCATTTCTCTAATGACAACATCTAGCGGTTTTTCGATGATATAATGTTTAACTAGTTTTTCAATCTCAAGAATTTTCTCATCAGATTCAGATTCAAAATGATTAAAGTCAAATCTCCAGCTTTTTGGTGATACTTGCGAGCCTTGTTGGTTTGCATGTTTCCCAAAAATCTCTTTGATCGCTTGATGGAATAAATGTGCTGCACTATGATTTCTAATCGTTTTTAAACGTTTTTTTGCATCAACGATTGCGAGCACTTCATCGCCTTCTTCAAACTCTCCTTCAACTTTGTGTAAGAACTGTCCATGAGGAAGTTTCATGACATCAATCACTTGATATCCATTAATCGTACCTTCATCATGAACTTGTCCACCAGAAGTCGCATAAAATGGTGTTTGATCAAGTACAATACCTTCTTCAAATACTTTAATCACTTTTGATTCAGATTGTAAATAATCATATCCTATAAATTTTGATTTTTCAGTAAATTTCAAATAAGCTTCTTCTTGAGCTTTCATCGATCCCGATTTGCCTCTAGCTTGTCTAGAACGTTCTTTTTGCATCATTAAAGCCTTTTTAAAGCCTTCAATATCAATGACAACTCCATGTTCTTCTGCATATTCTAAAGTCAGCTCAATAGGGAACCCGTAAGTATCATAGAGTTTGAATGCTGTTTCGCCTGAAATCTCTTTACCCTCTTTTTCAATTGCTTCCATTAAGTGTTTTTCACCATCACTAATGGTTTCTAAGAATTTTTCTTCTTCTTTTAAAATCAATTTTTTAACGATGTCTTGTGTTTCATATAACCCTTCATAAAAAACACCCATCATAGAGACAACATCATCAACTAGTTCATATAAGAATGGTTTTGTTAATCCAAGTTTTCTTCCGTACTTCACAGCTCTTCTAAGCAATCGTCTAAGCACATAACCTCTACCTTCATTAGATAACATCGCACCATCGCTAATCGCAAATACCAATGCTTTAATGTGATCTGCGATCACTTTAAAAGCCATTTGGCCATTGTATTTCACGTTTGATAATATTTCGATATGTTTAATCACTGGAAAAAACAAGTCTGTTTCAAAGTTTGTTTCTGTTTGTTGGATGACACATGCAAATCTTTCTAGTCCTGCACCTGTATCGATGTTTTTACTTGGTAACTCTTTATAGTTTTGTCTTTCAATACCTTCTTTTGCGTTAAATTGTGAAAACACTATGTTCCAAATTTCTATATATCTTTCATTTTCGATATCTTCTTCAATCAGTTCAACGCCTCTTTGATCATATGAAGGACCACGATCATAATAGATTTCCGTATCGGGACCACAAGGACCAGATCCAATTTCCCAAAAATTATCTGCTCTAGGAATCAAATGAGAAGGTTCTATACCAAGAGATAACCATATATTTCTTGCATCTTCATCTTCTGGATAATATGTGATATAGAGTTTATCTTGTTCAAATCCAAACCATTTTGGATCTGTCAATAACTCAAACCCCCATTTAATCGCATCTTCTTTGAAATAATCACCAATAGAAAAATTACCAAGCATCTCAAAAAATGTATGGTGTCTTGCGGTCTTACCAACATTATCAATATCATTGGTTCTAATACATTTTTGAACATTGGTCAATCTTGGATTGGTTGGTTTTTCTGAACCATCAAAATACTTTTTAAGTGGGGCTACCCCAGCATTAATCCAAAGTAGTGTTGGATCGTTTTGTGGAACAAGTGAGGCTGATTGTTCAACCTTGTGTCCTTTAGATTCAAAAAAGTTTAACCAAGTCTCTCTAATCTCTTTTGCAGTCATGTAATTCATAAATATCCTCCTAAAAATAAATAAAAACGCCCATAGATTTCTCTAAGGACGTAAAATTACGCGGTACCACCTTAGTTCTAGATTAATATCTAGCCCTCATAAGTCGTTACGGCCGACATACCTATGCTCCCAAATAGCTTCATAAGGTTTCTTCTTCGTTTTCACCAAACACGAAGTCTCTAATAAAGAAATGACTTATTACTCGTTTTGTTCATCGCGTATTTATATTATCATAATTTAATTTTTTTTACAATATATATAGTTATTTATTATTACAAAGCATCTCTATATGAAGAATGCCTTCTTCAATATAAGGATCAGTCACTGTTTTAAAACCTAGCATTTTATAATAATCTTCGAGATATGCTTGAGCAGATATTCTAATGGCTTCACCTTTAAGATCTTTTTTTACTTCTTCTATAAGGAGCGTTGCCAATCCTTTTTTTCTATAGTTAGCATCTGTGACGACTCTTCCCATGGAGTACTCCTCATATTTCAATCCTTTAGGGATGAGTCTTAAGTAAGATATGATTTTACCTTCTTTATTTTTAACAAAGTAATGCATACATTTTTGATCTTTATAATCCGTATCGACATAAATGATCTTTTGTTCCATCATAAAGACAGTATATCTTAAATCTAAGATATCGTATAACTCTTCATTTGATAATTCATCAAACGATTTTTTAATGATTGTTTTTAAAGACATATTTGAACATATAAGGTGCACCAAGTGCAGCCCATCCTCCAATCATTAAGTATCTTATGAAATCAAAGATTAAAATGTCTGGAAAAATAAGTTTAAGTCCTTCTTTAATTGCGAGTGCAATGATGATACCTAATAAGACTTTTAATACTTGAGTTATAGGTTTAGCTTCAACACTATACTTGATATATCTTTTTTCTAAAAAGTATCCAAGTGCAAACCCAATAAATCCACCAGCTGCAATATATAAATCATGATTTTGAACAAATATCATAAGTATCAAAAAGAAAGGTATTGCATAAAGCGTATAAATCTCTTCTTTATCATTCATTTTATCAATCAATTTAAACATATAGATTGAGATGATGATACTTAAAAGTAAACCAACAATCACATCAGATAGGTAGTGTTGTGCCAAATACACTCTAGATAATGGAACAACAATCACAATGAAAAGGGCTACCCATTTAAACCAACTCAATTTAGTTTTCTTAGATAAGTCATAAAATGTATACCCTAATACCCCTGCTGCTTGTGAGTGACCACTTGGAAATGAATACCCATGCGTTTCATATCCAAATGGTGGTTCTATACCATCAACTGTATAAGGTCTTGGTCTTTGGATTAACTCTTTTAATCCAGTATTGATGATTGCGCTTGCCATAAAAGTTAAAGCAAACTTATGCGCATATTTCTTATCAAACGTCCAGTACAATACAGCAGCAACCAATATAAATGCATATTGATCCCCTAAGTTTGTCGTGATATAGAAAAACCAGTCTAATGCTGGATTTCTAATCAATCCCATAAATTCAATAATCCTTAAGTCCATAATGCTTTGACCTCATCTCTTATTGGTTTTTCTGTTTCTTTTGTCATAGAAACATAAGTGAACTCATCTTTTATATGCCATTCGTTTTTGTCATCAAGTATCTTTTCTTCTCTTAATTTTTTAATAAGCGCATATCCCATTTTTTCGCCATATAGTGCTTTTTTCTTAATATCTTCAGTTTTAAAATCTAAGATATCATAAGGAATGAGTTTAAATAAGTAATGGGTTTCAAAATTGACTAGTAAAATTGAATGATTCTTAAACTTTCTTCTACTAAACATACCATCAATGGGTATCGTTAAAATCACTTTACACCCTGCATCAACTAAAGGTTGAATTGGACAATTATCTAAAGTTCCACCATCCACATAAGCTTCATCATCGATCTCTGTTGTCCCAAACAAAATAGGAATGGATGCACTCGCTAAAACTGCCTTTAATGGATCTTTAAAATCATTCAAATAGAAAACTTCTTTTTCCATTCTATGGATTAAAACTTGATCAAGTAGACTACCTTTTTTTAGTTTTGCAGCTGTAGCATATCCATGAATTTTGCTTTCTCTAATTTCACTTAATGTGACCTCTTTTGAAAGCTTTTCAAAGACATCCTGCAAACTAAAAAGACCTTGTTTATCAAACTTAAATTTGTCAAACTTCTTACCATAAATATCTCTGTTTTCAATTTTTTCCCAAGTCTCTAACATGCGTTCATAGCTAAAATTAGCCATGACCATCATGGTATTGATGGCTCCAATGGATGTCCCAGAAACATGTTTAATATCTTTGAGTAATCCTTCTTGTCTAAATGCTTCTAATACACCAATTTGGTAAGATCCTCGTGCTCCCCCACCACCAAGAGCTAATCCAACTTTGACTTTCATTTCATTCACCTGTGCTTTAAGATTTTATCCATGCGCTTTTGCGCATCTTTTTCTTTTAATGTTTGACGTTTATCGTAATCTTTCTTACCTTTGGCAAGACCAATTTCAACTTTTGCTAGTCCTTCTTTTAAATATACTTTTAATGGAATGACTGCATAACCTTGTTCTCTAGTTTTGCCAAAAAG
Proteins encoded in this window:
- a CDS encoding crossover junction endodeoxyribonuclease RuvA, producing the protein MKKYLGIDLGSKTLGLSMSESGIIAHSLTTYRFKEDDYNEAANIIVGVIDEYQITDVIIGYPKHMNNDVGIRGKISETFKEMLLEKKDVNIVLWDERLSTKSAISAMIKGNERRSKQKQKKDELAAVLILQNYLDYKGDH
- a CDS encoding alanine--tRNA ligase, whose translation is MNYMTAKEIRETWLNFFESKGHKVEQSASLVPQNDPTLLWINAGVAPLKKYFDGSEKPTNPRLTNVQKCIRTNDIDNVGKTARHHTFFEMLGNFSIGDYFKEDAIKWGFELLTDPKWFGFEQDKLYITYYPEDEDARNIWLSLGIEPSHLIPRADNFWEIGSGPCGPDTEIYYDRGPSYDQRGVELIEEDIENERYIEIWNIVFSQFNAKEGIERQNYKELPSKNIDTGAGLERFACVIQQTETNFETDLFFPVIKHIEILSNVKYNGQMAFKVIADHIKALVFAISDGAMLSNEGRGYVLRRLLRRAVKYGRKLGLTKPFLYELVDDVVSMMGVFYEGLYETQDIVKKLILKEEEKFLETISDGEKHLMEAIEKEGKEISGETAFKLYDTYGFPIELTLEYAEEHGVVIDIEGFKKALMMQKERSRQARGKSGSMKAQEEAYLKFTEKSKFIGYDYLQSESKVIKVFEEGIVLDQTPFYATSGGQVHDEGTINGYQVIDVMKLPHGQFLHKVEGEFEEGDEVLAIVDAKKRLKTIRNHSAAHLFHQAIKEIFGKHANQQGSQVSPKSWRFDFNHFESESDEKILEIEKLVKHYIIEKPLDVVIREMPIDEARKIGAMALFGEKYGDIVRVVDMDWSKELCGGTHVSNTKEIIDFAICSYESIGSGIYRMEGVTGVELKSQVKSFMENLFNEIHLIEEKINKLDEKVLLPQRPEILGSYQDIINYRGYIEDLKLFAKNLEKELQLKKQQDVLSNLDAFIKDPNDKRQVIVTHDVDSKVLKQLTDALFDKIKAEVLLMINITPEKATFICKSNLDNANVIIKEATKLTNGSGGGRGQMAQGGTQELDQVDEMIKKVKEML